From a single Vibrio sp. BS-M-Sm-2 genomic region:
- a CDS encoding LysE family translocator — protein MIDLTILPVYLTAVVALLLLPGPDMLLIASSSMSYGRKVGVFASLGNATSGIILTVLAAMGVSALIAMSPIALKALHLLGGTYLLKMGWDCLRTEQGSAPELSDNFAAKAYYQRALISNLLNPKALVFFVMFLPQFVSTNIEATSGEQMLVLGLLLNVLGLTFNFLLVALVGTIGKSLVENAKFRTYQQKVMGGVFIVLAIWMLSSFFTS, from the coding sequence ATGATCGACTTAACCATTTTACCTGTCTACCTGACTGCCGTTGTTGCACTTCTCCTTTTACCTGGCCCTGATATGTTACTCATCGCGAGCTCAAGTATGAGCTATGGCCGCAAGGTTGGTGTGTTCGCAAGTTTAGGTAACGCGACTTCCGGAATCATCCTGACAGTATTGGCTGCAATGGGTGTTTCAGCATTGATTGCGATGAGCCCAATAGCTTTAAAAGCCCTTCATCTTTTAGGCGGAACCTACTTATTGAAAATGGGGTGGGATTGCCTTCGGACAGAGCAGGGGAGCGCGCCTGAGCTAAGCGATAACTTTGCAGCAAAAGCCTACTACCAAAGAGCGCTAATCAGTAACCTGCTTAACCCTAAAGCGTTGGTGTTCTTTGTGATGTTTTTGCCTCAGTTCGTGTCGACGAATATTGAAGCGACTTCCGGTGAGCAGATGCTTGTTCTGGGTTTATTATTGAATGTTCTTGGCCTAACGTTCAACTTTTTGCTGGTGGCTTTAGTGGGTACGATTGGTAAGTCTCTGGTGGAAAATGCTAAGTTTCGCACCTATCAACAAAAAGTGATGGGCGGGGTCTTCATCGTATTGGCGATCTGGATGCTGTCTTCTTTCTTTACGTCGTAA